ctgacctccagaatcTTGGGGCTGCCCTGGCGGCCCAAAGTGCCAAGGATAAGGCCCCAGGATTTAGCTGAACGGGCAGTGGCTATGGCTTCTTGGCGGTTAGTCTGCATTTGCTGATGATCATAGTGCTCTCTGGATAGGACTTTGCTGTAGGGGTTATATCTGGAAAAAAAGCTGTCAGGGTCATGGTGACGGCCACTCGTGGGACTCAGGCTGTACACACAGCCCCCTGACTCAGCCCCTTGGTCTCCTGAACCTTAGGCTCTATGCAGGTAATCAGGAACACAGGCAAGAGTGTGGACTGTCGTTGGGAAGATCAGTCCCACAGCTGGAGCAGGCAAGAGTGGAAGAGGGTTTTAGGGTGTCTGTGTGAATCCCAGGGGACGGGTGGGTGCTCTGCAACAGCAGCCCTTGGTTCGATATCCAGATTCAGGACCCAAGTACCTCAGATCTTTAAGGCTGGGGGCCATGAAGTGGCCAGAGAATGAGGAGGTTTGGGCTGATTGAGGGCCTCAGTGGCAGAGAGTCCCACCCTCTCCCTAGCTGGTTAGACCAGCTCCGCCCCTACCGGTAAGCAGGGACATTGGGGTTGGCAATCATGACAGACTCCAGATGGAAGCGGCCATCTCCAAGATATCTGCAGGGGGTTAGAAAGGAGGTGGTAAgtgtgggaggggcagcaggagaagcAGGCACTGGCTCGGGGTTCAGAGGACTGAGTTCTTGGCTGGCTGTGCTACCAACTGTGTGTGAACTGGGACAAGTCATTTCACCTCCTGAGGTCTTGGTTTTCTCACACGGTAAACTTGGTAAAACAAGGAGTTTGAATGGGATTACCATAAATCCCCTCCAGTTATGCAGAATCTAAGAATGCTCCCATCCCCCAACCTTCTGGGGGAGGAGTAAAGGCATATCTGAGGCCAGATAAGGCCACTCCAGGCCGTGGAGACCCTAACTTGGACGTGGGGGGACAGATTTTCCTTCGCTCAATACAGACAAGGGCAGTCGTCAGTCATCTATGCTGCCAATGAGGTTTCAGGGAATACACTGGCTACTCTCTGTCCTAACTACCTCTTGGGTCCAGTTACTGAGTTGTGACAATAGCTACTGTTTATTGGACTTCTGCCTTCTGTGCGCTGGCCTAGGCTAAGCGCCTGGCATGTGTGACTTCATTCAGTCCTATCAAATAACCCACCAAGCCACCTACAGTGATCCCATTTTACAAGATACAACTGAGGTTCAGGGatgttaagaaacttgcccaagtcaCAACTATTAAGCACTATATCTGGGACTCAACACTAGGCCTAACTCCCGGAAGGCTGTACCCAGCATGCCCTGGGAGAAGCTACCTCTAACAGCACCCTCCCAGAAGATGAAGAGGCCAGAGCATGGAAGACAATCTGCCACAGCAGCTCCTCCTCTGGGGAACCACACCGAGTTTTGATGAATGGCTAACACTTGGGGTGTCCCTCCCTCCAACACACACATCGCAGCCCCCAAGGGTAGGCATCTGAAAGCTCAGTTATGCAGGCACAGGCACAAGGGAAATGTCGCTGGGGAAGCGGGACTgccaggtcagggctggggacagcCCTGATGTGGGCCTGTCCATGGGCAGCGGTGTCTGTGTGGGCACAGCAAGGCCTGTGGGCACCAGCATCTGCAACACAGGTGCCAAAAAGTGGGGCTCAGTCAGGGGAGTGCCCCTGCCTTCTTTCCTGCCATTAGCTGGGAACGGGGCTCCCCTCTCCAGTCCCAGCTGGGAGCTGTCGGCTCTGAGGCTGGCTGCATTCACACAACATTAAGCATTTCCATTACCTAAAATAATTAGGCGGCAGGAGACACGCTGCTCCTGCTTGTTAGCTGTCCGGATGCTAAATTAATGGGGCTGCAGCCTGGGTGTGCCCATCCATCTTCTCCAATTATATTCCCACCATTTCTAGCCCACCTTCAGCCCCCTATCAGGCTCTCTGACTCCCGCCTCACCCTGGGCACAGCCTTCTGGATGGTGGACAGAGCActggagaaggaaacagaacCTGAAAACCTGTTCGGTCTCCATCTTGcagggtgaccttgagcaaatgcTTAAGGAGTTTTAGACTCCGAGGGTACATTTCTTACATCTCTACAACCAGCACCCCCATTTTTCACTTACACAACAGCCTCTGCCTCTCTGGGCAGGTAGGGGGATGTGCAGCCCAGAATCTCTCCAGGGGACAGGGGCTTGCACTGTGGGACACTCACACGATACTCAGCTTTCAGCTCCTGGGCAACTGCCTGTAGGGAAAACAGGAGAAGGAAAGCGAGTGGATGTGGGGCGGGGGAGAGCTAGGGCCAGAGGACCAGCCTACAGCACAGGGAGGGGATCCGGAAATAGCAGGCAGACTGGCTGCTGTCTGCCCACGTACCTGTAAGGCCGACACAAACTGTATGGTGCTGACCAGGGCGAGGGCACTGGCTGGGGGAAAGGTGAGGCGGATAGAGTCCAGCAGGTGGGCAGTGTCTATCCGGATGTCCACAAAGACATACAGCACCCGAAAGTCTTGGGCAGAGGTGTCCATGGGaactgggaggagggaagagttCAGGAGACTTTGTTTTggaaggcaggaggggcagagggcctGGCCTAGGTCAAGGTCTCTGAGCAGCCAGGACCAGTGGCTTCAGGCTAGGGGTAGaaggaagtggtggtgggggcggTGGGAGGTCACAGGTCCCTTAGAAGCTCCTTCTCTGTCACTTGGCTGGGGGCCCAGTCTGCTACTCCACCAACAGTCTTTCAAACACCCGCATCTGGGACAGTAGCATGGTTTCCAAGGCAACCAAatccaaaggaaagagaaggaaggctgAGACCATCCCAGAAACCAGGAGGGACCTCATGCCCACGAGCAGGACAAGGCACTGTGATGAGGACCAGCGTGCAGTCCTGCCTCCCTACCAGCCCTGCCAGGGTCCAGGGGTCCTGGTCCACCATACCCAGGCAGCTGTGGCCATAGTGCACCAGGAAGTCAGCTCCCAGGGCCCTTGCAGTAAAGTCATCCACACAGCAAGCCCCATAGGTCACATCACCCATCACCATCACTTCGGCCTCCGTGAACCTGTGGGGGCAACAGTGGCATAGTGACACAAGGAGTGAGGTGAAAGAGCGACCTCACCCTGGGGAGGTACCTCGGGTCCCAGCTCCTGTCCCCCTACCTCTCCAACCCCTTGGGTAGGCTGCTACCACTTCTGCCAACAAAGAGGAGGAGGGGCCcagctgccacctcctccagccctggcagCAGCTCTTGAACCAGAGGATGGTCTCCGTAGCACCCTGATTCCTCTGCTCAGGCTCAGACTGCAAGAGGAACCCCCAAATCTCTGACTGGTGTTCACGGGGTCAAACACAGACCCCCAATGGCCTGACTCATCCCACCCAGAGCAGTGAGCATGCACACAAGTGCAAAGGCGCCTGCTCCATGCGCTGGCACTGTGGGGCATGTGGGCATGCATGCGTGGGCAGGACGGCCTCCCTGATGCCCAGACCCCCACTACCTCCTCACCCTTAGTCAGGGCCCTCTGTGCCCAGGATGGGGGCACCCATGCAGTTCCCCCACAGCACATGGCACCGCCCACACACCTCATGCGTCAGGAACAGTAGGCTCTGGCCAGCACATTGCCGTGGGATCTGCTGCCAGGCCTGAATCActgtgggatgggggtgggtggggaagaccCCTCACCCCCTGAACCTACTTCAGGAACGGAGCATAGGACCAGCTCTTCCCTGAGAGACCCACCCCTCCGGCATGTATCCCATTTCAGTGACTGGGGTCTCCCCTTGCCTCTCCTGGGAGTATCGTGGGGAAAGCTGAACTGCTGCCAgtcacccctcaccccctcctcccccatccccaaatTAGGTTGCACAGAAGATTATTCAACTCCTTAGAATGCAGCCCAGGCATCTGAGTCAGCCTGagtacttaattttttatagattaaaatgtatgcaaattgGCCCAAGCCCCAGAGAGCATCCCTAAGGGGCAAGAGGGTGGGAACAGGAAGTGAGCCTGTGGCAGCAGGACCAcgagcagggtgggggcagggcagcagcagggaagtgggaggTTCCCATCTTGAGATGACCTCCCCTTTCTCCATTCCCTCTCCCCGTTCCTGTGATGGAACCAGATGGCTGAGcactcactcccaccccccaagGATGGCTCATTGTATTGAAGAAACTTAGACAAGGGGGTAGATGAACTGAATACCATCTCCAAGGCACTTCTCCCCTGCCAAACCCCTCCTTGCCCTACTCCCCAAGATGTGCCAGGAAAAAAAGGTTCCCCTTAGCCAGACCTGCACTGACTGACTACTCAGCCCGTTCCAGGGTCAGTTCTGAGAATTCCTAGGTTCCTCCTCAGGGCCCACCACCTGCTTGCGCTATCTTAATTTTGgggtttttccccctttttgtgTGTATGGTTGAAGGCAGAGGTCCAGAAGGAAAGAATGAGGTCAACAGGCAAAGCAGTAATGGGCATGGGATCTCGGCCCAGCTCCCTCTCCAGTGCCCCAAGCCTCTCACCTTTCCAAGATGTCCACAATGGTGCAGGCGAAGAGGAGGAGGCCTTCAGGCATCTGCAAGGCCACTGCAAGACAAGGCAGAGACAGGAGAGCAGGGGGATGGGAAGAGGCCGGAATGGGGTCACTGCCCCTAATTGGCCAGGcaacctctccacccccaccccagctcaaaGCTTGGGGGCTCACCTTTCTTGGCCTGGGCCTGCTGGATCCTCCAGATGGTCTTGGGGATCTCAAAGTTGTAGTTGGAAGGCAGGACTTGAATGGCTGCCTGCAGCTGGGGGTTGTTCAGGATCTCAGGGGGGATCTGATGGGCCAAGCGGCCCCGAGGGGCTCGACCTAGATGAACATTGAGACCCCAGTCAGTACCTGGCCGAAACCACAGCCACGCCCAGCTGAACTACTAGCTCTACCCCTGTTTCAGTCCCAGATCCCAGCTGTGTTGGGGCTTGGCCCTGCCAGCTTCCCCACTGAGTTCATCCTGAAGCTGGAAAGAAAACTCATTAAGCCAGGAAGAAACCTGCACAATTAATTTCCATGTTGTGAGATTATTGGAAATGAAAGACTTGTGCCCATGAATGGGGCATGGTTCACCCCTTACCTCGGGGCAGCAGAAGTGACACCAGCACACTGAATTGAGgagcaaatggaaaacaaatcTATCCTTGATAGCGAACAGTCCTGAAGAAAAACCATGAGTCAAGGCAGCCCAGGTATTCTGGGAGAATGTCCCTCCTCCCCCTACCTGGGAACACCTTGAAGTTCTGAGATCCTGGATAAGAGATCAGCAAACTGTTCTAAGTGCTAATTTTAAAGACTGCCTTTCTTACTTGAGTACACTGATGATGTCTACACTGCTTACTTCCTGCACTCTCCCttcttctcatttaaaaaggaaataaacaccaAACACTTAACTGATTTAAGTTCCCTAGTCCTATCGTTCCACCCCGCCTCCTACCCCAGTGAGGATGGGAAGAACAGTCTAGTCAGACTATGGGCAAATAGGTAAGAACAGAAAAGTGGCCTCAACCTTTAGGGGGCGGTAGTGTAATCGGGGCAAATGTAGGTATGTAAGTAATTACAACCTCTTGattaaagtttttttaatcctcagccaaggatatgtttattgattttagaggaaggaagagagagaaacattgatgtgagagagaaacattgatccgttgcctcctgtacacgccccaactgaggatagaacccacaatctaggtctGTGTCCTgacgggggatcgaacccacaaccttatgGTGTATgagatgaagctccaaccaagccacctggccaggaccccagttaCCTCTTTAGGAGCCAGACAGTTTGGGAATGTGGCAAGAAATTAATTGACTCAATGAATATTGATTGAACCTGTACTATGTGCCAGTAACTTCTGCTAGCGCCCCTAACTATGACAGGCAGAATCCTCCCAGACCTGATCCTTCaccttgagtgtgtgtgtgttgggggtgggtggagcagtGGTGGCGATGTTGCAGTGGAGAACTAGCATGGCCAGCTGGGAACCTGAAACCAGATTTGTATGTTACCACTGCTATGGTTTTGTTCAGCTGTTTCAAAGACCTTGCAACAACCAGCCCAGTGTCTCTGGGCCCCTCACAGAAGCTGCACAGAAGCTGCTCTCACAGGTCTACGTCCCTTGCGGGTGCTGTACTATCCGGTAGTCTTGGCAGCTCAATTTGTCCCAAGGGTCAGTAGGTGCCTCCTTCTTTATCACGTGGCTAAATCTTCTGTTTACATGAGTGTTCCCCGGAAGACAGTGAAGTTCCCAAGGGCAAGGCTGTAGTCTAGTCCCCCCGCACCTTGCATAGGCCTGGTATTCACTGCGCTCTCAGAAAGTGCCTGGTGATTAAAACCACTTGCCCCTTCCCTGAAAGCACTCCCAGCGAGCCCACTGTGGAATGCCCGCTGCAAAGCTCCTGGCTCCTTCCCTCCCAGTCGGGACCGTCTTTCCCGTGAGTGTTCACGCGTCTGTCGGCCGGCCAAGGCGGGGGACAGCGTTTCCGGCTTAAGGACTTCAAGTTCCTAGAAGGGGCTGCTCACGATCGTGCCGTCAGTCTACAAAAGGAAGACCGGTCCCCCAGGCTCCGGTGACAGCCGCTCAGGGCGAGGGACCGCGGGGCCTTCCAGGTCTGGCGGAGAAAGGGGGCTGGACCTGTCTCTGAGTTGGGGGCCCTACCCCGAGATGCAAGGTCCAGAGGCCGCTGCGTTGTAGCACCCACCTCTGCCAGGGCCGCTTCGGCCGCCCGGCTCCGCCGCCTCGGATGCAACCAGCGCCGCCATTACCGGCCTGCCCACGTGGGAACCAAAAAGACAGCCCTAGAAGAACGCGGAGAGCGCAGCCATAGCAGTCGCTCGCGGAAGCGCCAGCGAGGGGCGGGGAcagtgaaggagagaaaggggcgGGGCTATTGTGGGCCAATCTCAGCCCGCAAGGTCGGGACTCGCGACAGCCCCTAGTCGTCCCGGGCTACCGCGGTGACACTCTCCCGGAGACCgtgtcccctcctccttcccgcTGACCCGAACGTGGCACTCCCAGACCAGAGCTCCCCCACCTGCCCACGCCCTGCCGGACTGCTGCGGGCTGAGTCCTGTGATTGGAGACACCTCCAGGTCTTTCTGctccgccccccacctcccctaccGGTAAAAGCAGTGGATGCGTGTGGGTGGGGCCACATTCCCTACCTCCGCGAACCCCAAGGCCGCACACGACGGAACTCCGCGCCCAGCTCCAGATTGAGTCTTGAGCGCCGCTGTGACCTCGTCACCTTTCAAACCCACAGTGTGGAAGGTTCACATGTGGAGAACTGCTACCAGGGGAAGGTCCTGCGCTTGAGGGTGCTTTCCTGTGAACAAGGGGCAGTCCAAGGACGCAGACTCCCTAAACCTTCAGGATCCTGGCCAACGTTTGCCCTGCCTAGGCTGCCCCTCAGGCCTAGGATAGACTTTCTCCCGCTTAGTGGCCTGAGATCCTGGGATCCCAAAGGAAAAGCAGAGCAGCCAGTGAGACAGCCTTGACCTTTGGAAGATCAAATTACTTTCAGGACTGGCCTTCAGCAAGGTCTGCCCCATAGAGCAATGGTTCCACAGGGCCGTTTGCCCACCCAGCCTTCTGGCACCATCTTCCCCTCTCTGCAGTGGTGATGTGAGCACAGCTGGCCCTTTAAGACAGCTCTGTGGCCTCAGGCTCCCCTGGAGGCCCTCTCAGCTTGGAAACTCCTAATTAAGGTGCAGAGAGAAGTGAAAAACAAGCAACTGGGGACTGGGAGACTGGCCCTACCTAGGAGGCTGTCCAGAGAGGAGTGAGGgatggctgggcagggagggagcagccAAGGGGAGGACCAGAAGGGGTCAGTGCTGTTCCTTGGGCCACCGACTCATGCTCCTAAAACAGTCACAACTTTGAACAGGAATGTGGCCAACATGGGTCCCAGGAACACACCTCTCCCCTTCAGGCAAGTTCAGCCTGGACTTTCCCATCTTCCCCCAGTTTCTCTGGATCCCCAGGGATGTAAATTCTAAGGATCCCCTGAGTCCAGCTCCTCCCACTTCACAACATGAAAGTCCACCTGTGGGCAGCTTTAGCTCTGGCTGCAGTTATAAGTTCCAAGGGGGAAGAGACTGGCTCCAGCAGAGCAGTGACTGCTCCTTAGCAGACACCCTACCCCTTAGGGCTTTTCAGAGGTAGAGGTGGGGCCTGTTGATGATGGAAGGCCCCCCATCCTCTTATAGCAGCTTCTGTGCTAAATGAGCTTCCCTGGCCCCCATGAGTAAACCAGATGATGTTTGGGAGAACTAGACATCAAAGACAGATGGGAGCGTGTCCCCTAAGACCCTGCAGTGCAAAACGTTGGGGCTGCTATTGAACTTGGTCCAAGAACACCTCCATCTGTCTGTGGGGGTCTCCCTGCCTGAGTTACTCAGCAGTCTGAGTAATTACTGCCTGACAAGAAGGTGGGCAGAGTGCACCCCCACGTTATACCACAACACCCGCCTAcagtcacccccaccccagccctcctgaAGCTGAAATAACTCTGCTTCTCACACTCACGCCCAGCTCCAGCCAACTTTGCCTAAGATGCTGGAGTTTGTGGGGCAGGGACACAtggggtggtggcaggaggagtAACACACCCCGATTCAGGCTGACAGTTTGGCCCTGATCTTCTGAGCAAGTGGTTCAACCTCCACGGACCTCAGTTTACTCGCGGAGGGCCTCTGCAAGTTCGCAGTGTGGCTGAGTTCAGCTGCAGTGTCAGCCCCGCACAGCTTAGGCAGGGTGTGGGTCAGTCCAACCCCGCAGCTGGTCAAGGCTGAGAGAAAGGATGCCTCACATCCTGTTCCCAGCCCAAGATGGGTCAATCTTTTTAATCTTCAGAACAAGGTTACTTCCTCACCTTCAAGCACTTGCACATTCTCTCCTGCCTGACGTGGCCTTCTCCTCCTCAGCCTGTTGAACACAACCCTCAGGACCTAGCCAAACAGCACCTCTTCTGTGACACCTTTCTTGGTGGTCCTTCACCCCCCTACAGAGCTAGCAGGGACCTCTCTCACACTTTGTATCTCCTCCTGTAATGCTCTAAGATGGCTTGTGGGTCTTCCTCCCCCAAGCTTCTGGAAACCCAAGTCTATACAGTCAGCTCACACTCGGGCTTCAGGGCAGCAAAtgcatgtgtgagtgagtgaatgatgcCAGCCTTTCTGACCTTCCCATCATGCCAAGTTTTCATCCAACGAATCACACAACTCATTCACTTCAATTATATCTCTGCTTAGATGCCACCTGCTCCGAGAGCTTTCCCTGGCTCCCTCACATCAGCTCCAGAATAATAGTTTTTCTTTCAAGCACCATCTCATCTAGGCTTTCCCCATTAGGTTCCTATTAGACTAGAAACGCCACAAAGGCAGGGACCGTATCTTTTTCATTGGCCGAAGTCCCAAGGATAGTAGTACCCTGCACATGataggctctcaataaatgtgtgttgaacgAGTGCTTTAGCCCACTCGTTTTCCTCTTCCAGGACCCGTCCATCTGAGGCCAGTAGGGGG
This window of the Desmodus rotundus isolate HL8 chromosome 9, HLdesRot8A.1, whole genome shotgun sequence genome carries:
- the DPH1 gene encoding 2-(3-amino-3-carboxypropyl)histidine synthase subunit 1 isoform X2 — encoded protein: MPEGLLLFACTIVDILERFTEAEVMVMGDVTYGACCVDDFTARALGADFLVHYGHSCLVPMDTSAQDFRVLYVFVDIRIDTAHLLDSIRLTFPPASALALVSTIQFVSALQAVAQELKAEYRVSVPQCKPLSPGEILGCTSPYLPREAEAVVYLGDGRFHLESVMIANPNVPAYRYNPYSKVLSREHYDHQQMQTNRQEAIATARSAKSWGLILGTLGRQGSPKILEHLESRLQASGLPFVRLLLSEIFPSKLSLLPQVDVWVQVACPRLSIDWGTAFPKPLLTPYEAAVALRDISWQQPYPMDFYAGSSLGPWTVNHRRDQPAQAPRGPALGKVQEGPLRPSPDVTCEGCSCGDEKVVPLAQ
- the DPH1 gene encoding 2-(3-amino-3-carboxypropyl)histidine synthase subunit 1 isoform X1, which encodes MAALVASEAAEPGGRSGPGRGRAPRGRLAHQIPPEILNNPQLQAAIQVLPSNYNFEIPKTIWRIQQAQAKKVALQMPEGLLLFACTIVDILERFTEAEVMVMGDVTYGACCVDDFTARALGADFLVHYGHSCLVPMDTSAQDFRVLYVFVDIRIDTAHLLDSIRLTFPPASALALVSTIQFVSALQAVAQELKAEYRVSVPQCKPLSPGEILGCTSPYLPREAEAVVYLGDGRFHLESVMIANPNVPAYRYNPYSKVLSREHYDHQQMQTNRQEAIATARSAKSWGLILGTLGRQGSPKILEHLESRLQASGLPFVRLLLSEIFPSKLSLLPQVDVWVQVACPRLSIDWGTAFPKPLLTPYEAAVALRDISWQQPYPMDFYAGSSLGPWTVNHRRDQPAQAPRGPALGKVQEGPLRPSPDVTCEGCSCGDEKVVPLAQ